Genomic window (Syngnathus typhle isolate RoL2023-S1 ecotype Sweden linkage group LG4, RoL_Styp_1.0, whole genome shotgun sequence):
CGGCTTGTTCGCGAGATCTGGAATTATGACGGCACAGGTGGAAAGTGTGCCAAGTGCGTTCCGGCTAGTTGAGCAGGCAGCAAGCGGAGAAAGTTAACCAGGGACGGCAAATGTTTTGAGGATTAAATGGGGTCATTAGGACAAACAGGTTGTAAGACAAACATGTGATGTTTGCAGATAGCGGTTTAGTGACGCAAGCGTGGTGAAGGAGGCATGTTTTAAATGGTGTTTAAATATTATTAACTGTGCTTTTTGATATGTAGTCATTCCTCTTTTACTGCATAaactttttaaaccaaaaccagTTCTTGAAATAAACAGGAGGGTTGTGACCTTTTTGAAACTGAAAGCTATGTACATACGTGAAAGGCTAAAATATTTGCTCGTATTTATATTCCGCTGAGTACTTTTTTCTGCAATTCATCTATTGCACTTTTATCCCCCTCTCTCTACCTGGATACTTGACACACCCAATTCAGGTAAACTGGGAAAGAGGATGCAACTGGCAAAAAAAGGCAATGAAGGCATGAGTCATTGAATCCTGAGGCTGGCtggaaaataattataaatCATGATTTAACAAACTACAAACATTAAACTATAAACATTATATATAGTGTGTACTGTCTACTAGAAGAAATTTATGATTTTTAATTCTTCAAATTCCAGTTGGTTTGCAGTCTATAGGGTGTACAAAAACGTACATTTAGAAATACTATATATTCTCGTATTGTTTTACAGTTATAATAAAGTGTTTCTGCAGAGGAAGCTTACACCTGTTTAATTCTAATGTAGTAGGTATTTCATGATCAGCAGAGGTTATCACCACTGTCTCAAAATTGCATTCTTCCTATACTCCATTGGAATGCAGTAATGCTTTAAATTACACTTTTAGAAATTGGGAATAATGCATGAAATGTCCCCCTTGTCCAACAAATCCTAAATAAAGTAAGATGACTTGCCTTTTTTAAGATTTCCACCCTTGTCAATAGTTCAATAGTCTGAGAAGCAGGTAGAGACGTGCAACTGTCCGCATTCAACCCAAGCACCTGCCACCTGGCTCCTGCCTCCCGCACGTCcacgtacacacacgtacaATCTAGGAAACGACCTTCTTCTAGCTAGATCGCGCCGCGCCTGCATTACTATTTATGGATAAATAGGAAACCATGTGACTAGTACTCATGACCACTCTGggtgaagaagagctaagcacTTTGCAGACGCCACTCAAATACTGCCGGCAAATCGAATTAAAGGTTTAGGTTTAGTGAGTCAAAACCCAGACAAACATTAGAGGACATTTTCATTGTATATGCCACAAGCACTTCTTGCAATCAAGCAAAGATTTGTGCATATTTTCAGAAAACTTTTTTCCATTCAGTCATTTCCTTCTCTGTACACGTAGGGGCGCTAAATAGACAGTCAAGTGACATAAAATGTTGGCCAACCATAATGCATCAtggtttgaaaaaaatgatacTGGACTGGACTAATAAGGAATAAATAGGCTAAAAGGGTTCAGCAACAggtgtaattattattttatcctGCAACGTCATGTATTACAACGAATGGGGAATGATAGTgattgcaataataataataataataacaacaataataatcattattatcattaaaatacatattatattaatacatataaaataataataaataataaaataattaaatatattcatttaatatcattattattatgattggtATTTGCAATATGAttactactattattattatcacatatgttaatgaaataaaagtaaaaagggATAACTTTTCAAAGAGGACACTCGTATTTTCAACAATTATTTGACGATTCTACAGTTTTATTGTTATAGTCGCAATACGGAAGTCAGACAGGAAAACGTTTTGGTTGGCCACCTTATTTTCATGCCACATGGCTATTGTAAACATGACTTTCTCGCCGTCTCGTAGCTTGTACGTACATCATAAATACGGTACGGAAATGGGttacacacatttatttatttgaagcgAAATGATAGTAGTTTACGTGATCACGACTCACCGGTGACTTTTAATCCGTAGCTACTAGCTAATAGCATAGCTGACATTAGACTTAAATACGAGCATCACGTATTTCTTCTCTGGACAGTAGAAATGGACTGAAAGTAATAGTTACTTGACGATGACGTCTCTGAAGCTGTTGCCAGTCGAATCATCAGACCGGGGCTCGCAAAGATGCAGGCTGGGTCCAGGTTTgatggcggcgctgggcttGACTGCGGGCTCCCCGGTGCTGGTGTCCCTCCCCGAGGGAAGCTGCCTGTGCAGCGCGTGGCCCAGGCCGGACCTGGCTGATGGCTTCTTACAGTTGGACATGAAGTCTTGCTCGCCATATCTCATCAGGCAACCCCCTTCGCACCTCACCCTGGATCCCGAGCAAGTCACATCCATCCCGTGTCCAAAACTGAAAGGAATGAAAATAAGCGTGGTCGTCCAAAGTGTTGCTTTCAAGAGAAACAGCCCACCTCGTTTTATTCATGAGCTTGTGAAAGACATGCTGAAAGGTGCCTTAGTGCATAAGGAGCATGTCATAAATCTGGAGGATTTTGATATGGACATTCGACATGTTGTCATTAAAGACATCTATCCGGATTCTAACGCAGCTGGACTTGTAACTTCCAAAACTAGTGTGGATATTGCTGATATCCAAACTGTCAGGCACTTCAAGAGCCATCTGCAGGGTCAGGTCACTGTACCTTTGGGGGGCCTGGATGAGGTCAGCTTGCATTCATTTGAACGAGGAATCTTGCCAAGATGACTCCAAAGCACTCAATCTAAAACCAAAACTTTTAAAATCCCTTTTCTTCTCTAGGTGAGTGCATCGTTACGAGAGATGTTGCAGCTACCCCTTCTCTATCCAGCCACCCTTGATTCTCTTGGGGTAGCGTGTCCCAGAGGTGTCCTTCTTGTGGGCCCTCCGGGTGTTGGAAAGACACAGCTGGTTCGCAAAGTGGTTGGAGAAGTCGGAGCCATCCTTGTGGTGGTCAGAGGGCCAGAGGTAAAGTGATTTGAAACCACGACAGCACCTGTATGTCTTGTCCATCTGTGGGATTGAACTTTTCAGGTTGTCCGTTCCCGCCCGGGCGAGAGCGAGGAGGTGTTGCGAGGCGTCTTCGCGCAGGCTCGTGCTGCAGCAGAGGAGGGTCCGTGTGTACTCTTCCTGGATGAGTTGGACTCCCTTTTTCCGAGAAGAAGCGGCTCGTCCGCACCGGAGAACCGCCTGGTGGCTCAACTCCTCACACTGATGGATGGGGTGGATCGATCAGATCGCTTCCTCGTCATCGGTGCCACCAACCGCCCAGACAGCTTGGATCCGGCCCTGCGCAGGCCTGGAAGATTTGACAGAGAAGTAAGAGAATATAGATAAAACACTCAAATGAATGTTTGAATCATGACAGACATATCTTTATCTTTAGGTCATCATTGGGCCTCCTACCTTGTCCCAGAGAGCAGCGATCTTGTCTGTTCTGTGCGAGAAGATGCCGGTGTGTCCCAGCGTGGATATGACGGAGCTGGCACAGAGAACCACAGGTTATGTCGGGTCAGACCTCAGCGCACTCTGCAGGGAGGCGGCCATGGATGCTATGCGGGAAAACGCAAAGGTGAATCCAACGACGCGGCATATGAAACAGATTGTTGTTTATGTAACGTGATCATTCTTGCGGACATTGTAGATACAAGGAGATGATGGTTTTTGGTCCTGtctgttttcatgttttgtgaAATGTTGAGCTACCTTGTTACCTTTTCACACAGGGTTCAGGGGAGCACATGGTGGCCCTGAAACATTTCCTTGAGGCTCTAAAGTTGGTGCGGCCGTCCTGCCTGCGGAGCAGCCTGGGCCGGACGGACCTCGCTCCTGTGGCCTGGGATCAGATCGGAGGTCTTGAAGACATCAAGCTGAAGCTCAGACAggtgtatttttatttggtgATAATATAATCCACAGTTAATATAGTTTAGCATTTTGATCAGTACTCACATCTTGGATGAACTGGAGGATCATTCACACCAGTGCTATCCTTACTTGACATGTGCTACAGAATGTgtgcaaagcactacttttatctaaatgaagctcctcaattcAACTTAGTTTCTTAGCACCAAGATGCCACATGATACCTTTAGTACCTGTGTGTTTCCGTACGTATGTTTCTAGAGTATCGAGTGGCCAATGATGTACCCCGAAGCCTTCTCCCGCCTGGGTCTGTGTCGCCCCCGTGGCGTCCTTCTCTACGGGCCTCCGGGTTGCGCCAAGACAACACTGGTCCGAGCGGCAGCCTCGGCCTCAAATTGTACCTTCCTGTCCGTCAGTGGTGCTGACCTCTATTCGCCCTACGTGGGAGACTCGGAGAAGGCTTTGTCACAGGTACTTTGGCGTCACTCTGTattcattcttctttttttttgtttcatccgCAAACTCACCTCTGTTGGTCAGCTGTTTCGCCAAGCGCGGGCTTGTGCTCCCTGCATCCTTTTCCTGGATGAGATCGACTCTGTGATCGGCTCACGGTGCAGCGGTCAGACGGTCAACAGTGTTCAGACTCGACTCTTGTCCGTGCTCCTCAACGAGATGGATGGCGTCGGCCTGAAGACGCTAGAAAGGAGGGGGACGCAGAAGATCCTCCAGGTAGAGGGAGCAGAGGCAAATCACACTACAGACCAGGTTAGAGCACACGTGTCAAACATGCAATGCACAAATACTATAATGTGTATGACTTTTGTCTGTTTATTTCCCTACACTCTTTTATTATGCAATTGAATCTATTCCTGTTTCAACCAAAGATTTATTTGCCATTTTcttagaaatatattttttaattgacaTGCATGCAGAGAAAAGAATTCCTGCATTTGTGTTCTTTAACAGCTGGACAGCCAGGAAGTGTGCAACAAAGACGTGATGGTCGTAGCAGCCACAAACCGACCCGACTGTTTGGACAGCGCCCTTCTGAGGCCTGGAAGACTGGACCACATTCTCTATGTGCCACCACCGGACCTGCAGGTTAGAATTCATTCAGTCACACATTCTCAAAACTGAAAGATCATTTGGCGAAAGAGtgttacaattctttttttaacataaagAGTCAATAGCATCAAAATTGTATGGCTGTAGTAGCTCCATTCCATAAATATTTATCAAACATTCCAAGGAATCCATTTTGTGGTGTTATGTTCTTGATTTAAACACCAAAATGTGATTTATGAATTTAGGCCACTGATTTAATCCTGATATATAATGTGAAATGTTATATACAGGCTAATTAGCATAGAAGTTGCAATAATTACAGAATAATCCTTTAGTCAACTGCAACCTATCTGGATTTGTTTGGAATATGCATCATTTTCTCCAACCGATTTATGGTTTTATCATACTGAACActttcttatttaaaaaaaaaattgggttgtCTTGTGTTTAGGCTCGTCTTGCCATCCTGAAGGTGTGCACAAAGTCTATGCCTGTGGCTCCCGGTGTGTGTATGGAGGAGCTGGGTGCCGCCACTGATCTTTACTCTGGAGCTGACCTGGAAAATCTTTGTAAAGAGGTAAAAGAAATTTTACACGCTAGGAATTTTCTCGAAAGGGGCAAGTATCTGAAAACTTCTGTTTTTGTCAAACAGGCTGCTCTACTGGCATTAGAAGAAAATATGCAGGCGTCTAGCATCATACAAGAGCACTTCCTGCAGTCTCTCAAGAAAACCAAGCCGTCCCTTACAGCCCAGCAAATCCAAACATACCAGATAGcgtcttagaaaaaaaaaaaaaaaagttccaccaacatttcttttttaataaaacaacaaaaacctgCACTTTGGTGTCTTCAATTTTCCCTCCTCTCGAAATGAGTTCTCCCTTTGGGTTGCAAGGGGGCGCTGTGCACTATTGAATATATTGATCTGCTACTTTAATGGTTGGCAAATCCTCCCTTTGGTGAATAGCAGAGCAGGAAGCTGTGTCTACGTGCCTGTTACCTCGTCGTTGCAGCCTATATCAATCCGGAGTAGGCGGAAGGGATGCTCCACTGTCTCACAAACCCGAGAGCTACTCCACAACTGAAGGTGAGAGCTGCTATATGCTGATGACACTGCTGGCAAAAGTTGGATCTGTTCAATGGGAATAAGCCAGGAATTTATTTAACTGATGATTGGCTCTTATGAGGGAACTTCCTGGAAATTTACCAGAAATTTTCAATATAGCTAATGGAGAAATATGGCCTGTTTCTCATCAGGTATCAAAGGACCGGTACAAAATGAAGGGATTtttccaaatgttaaaaaagaaaaaagaggtgAGTCGGGCTGATTTTTGTGAGTGATGAAAGCTGAGGATGGTGTTATTTTCTAAAAtagaaatatgtttttaaataatataaagAATATACTATAAATGTTATTTAATGATTATCCCTATCCAATTACATGCAGCTGATTCCGCTGATCGGGTTCATGGCTTTAACCGCAACAGGAGCCACCACAGCATCCTTCTACTTTCTTTTCACCAAAACGGACGTCATGTGAGTAGCAGGAGTGCTGTGTTTGGTTTTGTCTTTTATCAAAGGTTTGATTGTGTTGCATTTGtattgttttcagtttgaataagaCCTCCAATCCAGAACCATGGGAAAGAGTGGATCCATCCAAGCCCCAAAAGGTGAAAacatttagttttgtttttaagcaattttggttgaatttggagCTGCGATGAAAATCGAAGTTTCCTAAGGGCCTGTGAAAGCTGCTGCGTCACAGAGGAAGAAATGTTATTAAATAAGTCAGCCTTCCAGAAAAATTGATATTAATGCGTGCGCCTGCATGCCAATGAGCGAGTCTGCTTTGAGTGCCCTTCTATCTATCCATGACCACACTCTGAAATCAATAGAAATGGCACGAcactttattttacttttaaacaaaatcgagacaaaataataatgaagacAAAAACCCTGGTAAAGTTTGTTTTTCTGTTATATAAGCACAGTATTATGTTACTTCACTTGCAATTGCTAACAAAAAGAATTAAAGACCTTGTTTAGTGAAAATAAATGTCCGGTAAACTTGTCACACTACTTCTAAGAGTGCTATTAAAAACCCAAATTTTAAtccctgcaaaaaaaatcagaaagtaTCTCAAAATTAAATCATGCAATGTGATCCTTGTTCTGTCTGGCCCCCTTGCAGCTTATCACCATCAATCAGGAGTGGAAGCCAGTGAAGGAACTGGAGCTGGTGAAGAGTCTCATCAAGTGAATGGCGCTCTAACCTCTCGTGACCTCGCTCCCCTCAGCACCCACCCATCAGTCGAACAGAATCCTTTCCGCACGAGCCGGTTTGTTTTGATGTCATGTCAGTGTGCGGAAACGCTTCTGTTCCTGTCTGCTCTTTAGCTGCGCGACCGCAAAAATCATCTCCAAACGTTAGTATGCTGACAGGAAGTAGCTTGCACTGCTCCTGTAAATGTACAAATTAAAATGGGATGCCGGTGAATAATCTACTGTACTATATAAGATTGCTAATAAATTATGTTTATCGCAACGGTGACTTTTACTAGCCAGCTATGTCAACACCACTACACTTTTCAAGCCTAGGAAATGTTTATAGACTGTGTAGATCATAATTATGTGCTGTAAATGACATATTTCTTAGGTTTATTGTTCATCTATGTAAACAACTACACTATCAAGggctatgtatctatctattttctgtaccgcttgtcgcCACGGGAGTCGTGTGGACcttcggccctccctgtgtggagtttgcatgttctccccgtgcctgcgtggagtTTCTCCAggtcctcccacatcccaaaaacatgcttggtaggccgattgaccactccaaattgtggATGGTTGTACGTCTCTGTATGCCCTGGAATTGGCTAACAACCAGTtcggggtgtcccccacctactacccgatgacagctgggataggctcttgcacgcctgcgacccccatggggacaagtgATACAgataacggatggatggatttagctACGTGAATAACTACACTACAGATTCATTGATAACAGCTCTAGACGAGACATCATCAATGAACAACTACTCCCTTCCAACCAGTTTATGGATAAGTGAGCGTCCACCTACACCAACAATTTTCTTAATAATGGAGAATGACCCACTCAATGTTGTGTGGCACATGCACGTGGTTAGACACAGCTCCGAGTCTTGCCTCATCAATGATTCACGCATCACAATGACTGAGTGTGGGCAAGGGTTCAGGATATCACGTTCATCcttgcattattatttttttttccctttgcagTGAAGCGTTGTGTTGATAGCTGCCTCCAGTCGTGTCACGTCATGTTGTAACAAGGCTCTGAGATGTCAAGGGTTTCTGTATCTAGGGACGTCCATTATGCTCTACCGGGTGGCGGTGAAAGGTTATTTAAGGAAACAATAGCAAAGGGGGAAGGATGTAAAGTGCTGGAAGACATTTGCAGACAAGACTGTGTCGAATGCCTCGCAACATATAAACAACTAAGGTCAAGACAATTATTGACTATTGGTTACTTATTTGAACAACTGTGTGAACAATGTGAATCAATACACTCCCAAATTCTATTATTCCATATATAGATGTCATAAGACTCTTGATTAGACCGGTGACACATTCGAATTTAGGCAACTGAATACTGTCTTGTTCACACAACATGACGTACAACATTTGAGTTTGTAAGTCACGTAGGCTTGGTGTGTGCAAACACTTTCACTTTTATGGTCACACAGGCGCTGCCTAGAAACCCAGGCACACGCCCTTTTATTTTTCACTTGTCATGTGAGGTTAAATACCTCGTggcaattattttaaaatttgtgaTGCATTCTGCACACATTTAATATGGACTCATCAATGATGCCATCATTTCATAGGCTA
Coding sequences:
- the afg2b gene encoding spermatogenesis-associated protein 5-like protein 1 is translated as MTSLKLLPVESSDRGSQRCRLGPGLMAALGLTAGSPVLVSLPEGSCLCSAWPRPDLADGFLQLDMKSCSPYLIRQPPSHLTLDPEQVTSIPCPKLKGMKISVVVQSVAFKRNSPPRFIHELVKDMLKGALVHKEHVINLEDFDMDIRHVVIKDIYPDSNAAGLVTSKTSVDIADIQTVRHFKSHLQGQVTVPLGGLDEVSASLREMLQLPLLYPATLDSLGVACPRGVLLVGPPGVGKTQLVRKVVGEVGAILVVVRGPEVVRSRPGESEEVLRGVFAQARAAAEEGPCVLFLDELDSLFPRRSGSSAPENRLVAQLLTLMDGVDRSDRFLVIGATNRPDSLDPALRRPGRFDREVIIGPPTLSQRAAILSVLCEKMPVCPSVDMTELAQRTTGYVGSDLSALCREAAMDAMRENAKGSGEHMVALKHFLEALKLVRPSCLRSSLGRTDLAPVAWDQIGGLEDIKLKLRQSIEWPMMYPEAFSRLGLCRPRGVLLYGPPGCAKTTLVRAAASASNCTFLSVSGADLYSPYVGDSEKALSQLFRQARACAPCILFLDEIDSVIGSRCSGQTVNSVQTRLLSVLLNEMDGVGLKTLERRGTQKILQVEGAEANHTTDQLDSQEVCNKDVMVVAATNRPDCLDSALLRPGRLDHILYVPPPDLQARLAILKVCTKSMPVAPGVCMEELGAATDLYSGADLENLCKEAALLALEENMQASSIIQEHFLQSLKKTKPSLTAQQIQTYQIAS
- the lg4h15orf48 gene encoding normal mucosa of esophagus-specific gene 1 protein, translated to MLHCLTNPRATPQLKVSKDRYKMKGFFQMLKKKKELIPLIGFMALTATGATTASFYFLFTKTDVILNKTSNPEPWERVDPSKPQKLITINQEWKPVKELELVKSLIK